The Vitis vinifera cultivar Pinot Noir 40024 chromosome 12, ASM3070453v1 genome has a segment encoding these proteins:
- the LOC100852631 gene encoding anthocyanidin 3-O-glucosyltransferase 2 gives MKQTELVFIPVPIISHLSPTVEIAKLLTQRDPRFSITIFIMKFPFGSIDSMTTDSDSIRFVTLPPVEISSGATTPGPFMSEFIKAQTLLVRDAVHELTRSNSVRLAGFVIDVMCTHMIDVADEFGVPSYLFSTSSAASLGFLLHLQFLHDYEGLNLDEFKNSDAELQVPSYANSVPGKVFPTMIFDKGVDGAAGHMYHMRRLRQAKGVMVNTFIDLESHAIQSFSGSTVPPVYPVGPILNTRTGFGEDQQNASAIMSWLDDQPPSSVVFLCFGGMGSFGTDQIKEIAYGLERSGHRFLWSLRQAPQKGKMAFPRDYENIEEVLPDGFLHRTARIGKIIGWAPQVAVLAHTAVGGFVSHCGWNSLLESIWYGVPVATWPIYAEQQINAFQMVKDLGLAVEIKIDYNKDNNYIVNAHEIENGLRKLMSINSEVRKKMNEMQQISRRVIIDGGSSHSSLGHFIENVMTNIP, from the coding sequence ATGAAACAAACTGAGCTTGTCTTCATCCCAGTTCCGATCATTAGCCACCTTTCGCCTACAGTGGAGATTGCAAAGCTGCTTACTCAGCGAGACCCCCGATTCTCAATCACGATCTTCATCATGAAGTTTCCGTTTGGGTCCATTGATAGTATGACCACGGACTCTGATTCCATACGTTTCGTCACACTTCCTCCTGTAGAGATCAGCTCCGGAGCTACGACGCCTGGTCCCTTCATGTCTGAATTCATCAAAGCTCAGACACTACTCGTCAGAGACGCAGTCCACGAGCTCACTCGCTCCAACTCGGTTCGGCTCGCTGGGTTCGTTATTGACGTGATGTGCACCCACATGATTGATGTGGCCGATGAGTTTGGGGTGCCTTCCTATCTCTTCTCCACTTCCAGCGCCGCTTCTCTTGGCTTCCTGTTGCATCTTCAGTTCCTCCATGACTATGAGGGCTTGAATCTTGATGAGTTCAAGAACTCGGATGCTGAGTTGCAGGTTCCGAGTTATGCTAACTCGGTTCCAGGTAAGGTCTTCCCTACTATGATTTTTGACAAGGGAGTCGATGGCGCTGCAGGGCATATGTATCATATGAGAagattaagacaagccaagggTGTTATGGTAAACACATTTATTGATCTTGAATCACATGctattcaatcattttctgGCAGTACAGTACCGCCAGTGTATCCCGTTGGACCCATTCTCAACACTAGAACGGGATTTGGTGAGGATCAACAAAATGCTAGTGCCATCATGAGCTGGCTTGATGATCAGCCTCCATCGTCTGTGGTTTTCCTATGCTTCGGGGGCATGGGAAGCTTTGGTACGGATCAGATCAAGGAGATAGCATATGGGCTAGAGCGCAGTGGGCATCGCTTCTTGTGGTCCCTTCGCCAAGCTCCCCAAAAGGGTAAAATGGCATTTCCGAGAGACTATGAAAATATTGAGGAAGTTCTACCAGACGGGTTTTTACATCGGACGGCTAGAATTGGAAAGATAATTGGATGGGCTCCACAAGTAGCGGTTTTAGCCCACACAGCTGTTGGAGGATTTGTTTCTCACTGTGGATGGAATTCTCTCCTCGAAAGCATATGGTACGGTGTTCCAGTAGCCACATGGCCAATATATGCGGAACAACAAATCAACGCTTTCCAAATGGTGAAAGATTTAGGATTAGCagtagaaattaaaattgattataatAAGGATAACAACTATATTGTAAATGCTCATGAGATTGAAAACGGATTAAGGAAATTGATGAGCATTAATAGTGAAGtgaggaagaaaatgaatgaaatgcaACAAATAAGTAGAAGAGTTATAATAGATGGTGGATCATCGCACTCTTCTTTAGGTCATTTTATTGAAAACGTAATGACCAATATTCCATAA